From the genome of Sphingobium sp. JS3065, one region includes:
- a CDS encoding TonB-dependent receptor, translating into MAQSAQTGNAEQGLGEIIVTATRREQTLQATPLAVTAISSEALTARGINGLGDIANGTVPGMQFAPFSGTPSILAISARGIGIADSTQGTQDLVVPLYIDGVPLGRAQGLGLELIDPERIEFLRGPQGQLFGRNAEGGAVQFVSRRPSGQFGFDTSGQVGNYGHDRERLRVDLPEFANLRLQGSIVHSQHDAYTKNEPKGVYSQQADYGYFDSFGFRIAAEWNPFDGFRANYAYDDSSIKDSQPYLVWTPVSILGVTPYSPMPAGTDDYPERVNSPTYNQFFRTKAHGHVLTLQYDLSNALTLKSITSYREASRHGSSTLGDALVAGASSTGIVRASGGREDVDQNQWYQEFQAIGSFNRLDLTIGGTYFREKVSDQRRSYVTGPGLNAPALGLTPAALSGCIGVEFCMTGRSEQHAKTDSYGVYAQGTYTPPILDDRLELTAGIRYSDDKKVAVRTYIQPLALPPYTETSPSGPLPPPALFRAKRWDPAFTVKYNFTDEVNAYVRYATAYRAGGVNVRSSDFSSYDEEEVESLEVGLKARMFDRRLSLNVAYYHQTVKGLQSVFQEQPTVNPALTTSVNLAQPLKVDGIEAEAVLRVADGLTLSAGYSFIDTARYQDYDNPLTAAVDITRFYAVQAPRHSGNIAADYETPDLGMGKLVLHLDYALSTGHWTTPGGLPVVSLAPDYSRPQTRTNMMNGRIALRDIPVGSMKGEVALFGKNILNSTAYTFGFDGAASGGGFGEFLPPPFSYGIELRIRY; encoded by the coding sequence ATGGCGCAATCCGCGCAGACGGGCAATGCCGAACAGGGGCTTGGCGAGATCATCGTGACGGCGACGCGCCGTGAACAGACGTTGCAAGCCACGCCGCTGGCGGTGACGGCCATCTCGTCCGAAGCGTTGACCGCGCGCGGCATCAACGGTCTTGGCGACATCGCCAACGGCACCGTGCCGGGCATGCAGTTCGCGCCCTTTTCAGGCACGCCTTCCATCCTTGCGATCAGCGCGCGCGGCATCGGCATCGCCGACAGCACGCAGGGCACGCAGGATCTGGTCGTGCCTCTCTATATCGACGGCGTTCCGCTGGGCCGGGCGCAGGGCCTGGGGCTGGAACTGATCGATCCGGAGCGCATCGAATTTCTGCGCGGGCCGCAGGGGCAGCTGTTCGGCCGCAATGCGGAAGGTGGCGCGGTGCAGTTCGTGTCGCGCCGGCCGAGCGGCCAGTTCGGCTTCGACACCAGCGGCCAGGTCGGCAATTACGGGCATGACCGCGAGCGGCTGCGCGTCGATCTGCCAGAATTCGCCAATCTGCGGCTGCAAGGCTCGATCGTCCATTCGCAGCATGACGCCTATACGAAGAACGAACCCAAGGGCGTCTACAGCCAGCAGGCGGATTACGGCTATTTCGACAGTTTCGGCTTCCGCATCGCGGCGGAATGGAACCCGTTCGACGGCTTCCGCGCCAACTATGCCTATGATGATTCGAGCATCAAGGATTCGCAGCCCTATCTGGTCTGGACCCCGGTCTCGATCCTGGGCGTCACCCCCTATTCGCCAATGCCGGCGGGCACCGACGACTATCCCGAGCGCGTCAACAGCCCGACCTATAATCAGTTCTTCCGGACCAAGGCGCACGGCCATGTGCTGACGCTGCAATATGACCTGTCGAACGCGCTGACGCTGAAGTCGATCACCTCCTATCGCGAGGCGAGCCGTCACGGGTCGAGCACGCTGGGCGACGCGCTGGTCGCGGGCGCTTCCTCCACCGGGATCGTGCGCGCGAGCGGCGGGCGAGAGGATGTGGACCAGAATCAATGGTATCAGGAATTCCAGGCGATCGGCAGTTTCAACCGGCTGGACCTGACCATCGGCGGCACCTATTTCCGTGAAAAGGTCAGCGACCAGCGGCGCTCCTATGTCACCGGGCCGGGGCTCAACGCGCCCGCGCTGGGGTTGACGCCGGCTGCCCTGTCAGGCTGCATCGGCGTGGAATTCTGCATGACCGGGCGGTCGGAGCAGCATGCCAAGACCGATTCCTACGGCGTCTATGCCCAGGGCACCTACACGCCGCCGATTCTTGACGATCGGCTGGAGCTGACTGCCGGCATCCGCTATTCCGACGACAAGAAGGTCGCGGTGCGCACCTATATCCAGCCGCTGGCGCTGCCGCCCTATACCGAAACCTCGCCCAGCGGGCCGCTGCCGCCGCCCGCGCTCTTCCGGGCGAAGCGCTGGGATCCGGCCTTTACGGTGAAGTATAATTTCACCGATGAGGTGAACGCCTATGTCCGCTATGCCACGGCCTATCGCGCCGGCGGCGTCAATGTGCGCTCGTCCGACTTCTCCAGCTATGACGAGGAAGAGGTGGAGTCGCTGGAAGTTGGCCTGAAGGCGCGGATGTTCGACCGGCGGCTTTCGCTCAACGTCGCTTATTATCATCAGACCGTGAAGGGGCTGCAGAGCGTCTTCCAGGAACAGCCGACGGTCAATCCGGCATTGACCACCAGCGTCAATCTGGCCCAGCCGCTGAAGGTGGACGGGATCGAGGCGGAAGCGGTGCTGCGCGTGGCTGACGGGTTGACCCTGTCGGCGGGCTACAGCTTCATTGATACGGCGCGCTATCAGGATTATGACAATCCCCTGACGGCGGCGGTCGATATCACTCGCTTCTATGCGGTTCAGGCGCCCAGGCATTCGGGCAATATCGCCGCAGACTATGAAACGCCTGACCTTGGTATGGGCAAGCTGGTGCTACATCTCGACTATGCGCTATCCACCGGCCACTGGACCACGCCCGGCGGCCTGCCGGTTGTTTCGCTCGCGCCCGATTACAGCCGGCCGCAGACCAGGACCAACATGATGAACGGTCGCATCGCGCTCCGTGACATTCCGGTCGGCTCGATGAAGGGGGAGGTGGCGCTGTTCGGGAAGAATATCCTTAACAGCACGGCCTATACATTTGGCTTCGACGGGGCGGCCTCAGGCGGCGGCTTTGGCGAATTCCT